A region of the Chroicocephalus ridibundus chromosome 1, bChrRid1.1, whole genome shotgun sequence genome:
AAGCTAATGCATATGATGCTATGTGAAATTCTCAGACGAGCCTGTCTGCAGGACTTATGGGAGCCATAAATGGATTAAACCTCTCACTCCCTGCTTTGGCAAGTGATCAGTTACATTTAAATAAAGGTCAGTCCGTCTTTACAAAGAACACGCTGAAAGCAAGCTTAATAGCTTTCCCTACTGAGCCTAGAACATAACTATTTGAAGCATAATTAGCAACGGGGTGCCAGTCACTGATTGTGCTTTTTGCTTGATTTTACGTCTGGGGAGTTCCAGTATTCCCCATTAGCTTTAAGAGGGGGCACGGTGCTAGTTATCAAATTGACAGTCTTGACCTGACCTCTGAAAGCAGCTGTAAAACATTGTTTGGGAAAATTAAGATGACTGCCAAATGCCATACCAAAACCGGGACCGTAATATTGCTACAAATTGGGCATTCGTGGTCTACGCCGTGACTCCAAATAACAACATAGGTAAGATGTCTGATATACATGAGAGCACGGACTTTGTTGCTCTAAATACCAGGTGACCGCAATAAGGAGATAGCTGCCCTATTATCTCTTCTTTTGAGCTCTGTATTTTGAATTCTTTATAAAATACCCCATACCTAGGCTTTTCAGCATTAACAGAGTAGCCAGCTCTGCCATCTGTTAAAAGACAGGTAGGATATTCCTTGCAAAAAGGGCAGAGTGAATCAGCTACAGCTGCCCCTACAGTAAAAGGCACTGACCAGAAAAGGGTTATTTTGTCaagttaattaaatatttagcCTACATGAGGCATTTAAGAATAAACatgatcatagagtcatagaatggtttgggttggaagggaccttaaagaccatctagttccacccccccagtacatttttttgttttcttgttcttcagaATACCTCATTTGTTTGGGGGTCTGTTGAACGATATTCATAGCCTTTGTGGCAACAGTGATATAATCGTCTTCAGGCGGAGGGAACAGGGCCGATACAGCAATTTTGTTACTCTGCAGCCAGACAGAAATTCTAACAAAGATCTCTGAATTACCTTGACCTGCCTGACTGGAGCATCAACTTCAAAAATCCAGTGATTGCGCTTCAGTGTCATCAGCAACTAATTCAGCACTGATCGTTTTATCTAATGTTATCAGGGAACGGGTAAGAGCAAAACACTGTGGACTGACTTTTGGGAATTTCTAGAGGTAATGCAAGAGCAGACCAGAGAGATAGACAGGGGACagcaaaaacagcaaaagaataaGGAGAAGGAGTAATCAAAAGGCAGCAAAGTGGGTGGGATTAGATGGAAAGGACCTATTAAGTAAAGATGACCCCAATACAAATTATTATGagaaaatattgaaattttaCATTTCAGGTGTGATACAAAGACTAtgtttttacatttctctctgtctGAAACACCAACCTACTTTTATCTCAGCCACTCTCACCTGATAGCTGGTTGATGGCTGCGTTCCCAGCTCAGAGTCCACTACGAGAGAGCAGAGGTCTGTGTCCTCCAAACGTGCCTTGGTTATCCAtcacaaaatagaaaatgtaagagGAAGGTGACCAACCAGGGATTAAGATAAAACCATGCACCTTTCCCGATTTACCTGTGCTTGGGGGTTAAACACAGGATTTTACGTCTGCAGGTCTTTATCTCCTATCATGAATGCTATATCCTTTTAAGAGTTACTTAAATACATTATAAAATGCAGGAACTGCCAAGAAAAATAGAGCTGTATTTGTTTTTACAAGCCCTTAGACATATTGAAGTAGGAAGACCGATGCCTTAAGCAGTTCCATATCAGTTCTACTGTTCCGCAGCTCTAAAATTTAtatgtgctttttttcatttgttccgTTTCTAGGACTTccttttcctgatggaaaatTTGTATAGGAAGTGGAGAAATCAGTGACTGATTTACTTGACAATGTTCAGCTTATATGaaggtttcatttttttacagATGTTCTACAAAGCAGCCAACCAATGCTCTGCTTCCAGCATAGGCACTTCAAGGTcctatttctttgttttcaccaCAGGTCAGATCGATCACCAGGAGAAACTAATTTCAAAGCATCTTCCATCACAGGCACTCTGAAATAATGAAACGAAACaggcatccagaaaaaaaaaaaatcctttttctttaacCTATCAACCCTGCGTCAGTGATGCAGAACTTTCCTCAAGCTCTGGCAATAAGGTTTGCTAGTCAGGTAGCGAATGCGCTCCTGTGGCTTAGACCACCGTAACGATTTCTCTCTTCTGCAGGGCATTTACTTCAAGCATTGATAATGGCAAGCTGTGTCTCCCTTGAGTCTTTTAGCATGTCCACGTTACATTTTTCCGCATGTTGATTCGAGTACTTTAAACACTCGCTTTGTTCTCTGTTGTAGGTCATGGGTTATATGGGACTTTTGAAATGTTGTCCTCCTGGAGGAAAACTAGAGAAGACCAACACGTTAAAGAGAGGACTGCAGCCGTATTTGCAGACTCCATGCTCTCGTTTTCTCTCACCACTGCCATGTACCTGGTCACTTTTGGAATAGGTGCCAGTCCCTTCACTAACATTGAAGCAGCCAGGATTTTCTGCTGCAATTCCTGTATTGCAATTTTCTTCAACTACCTCTATGTACTCTCCTTTTATGGTTCCAGCCTGGTGTTTACTGGCTACATAGAAAACAACTACCAGCATAGTATCTTCTGCAGAAAGGTACCAAAGCCAGAGGTATTGCAAGAGAAGCCTGCATGGTATAGGTTTCTTCTGACGGCCAAATTCAGCGAGGACACGGCAGATTCAGAGGAAACGAACACTTACGAGAGTCATCTTTTGGTGTGGTTCCTTAAACGCTATTATTGTGACTGGATAACAAACACTTACGTCAAGCCTTTTGTAGTTCTCTTTTACCTTGTTTATATTTCCTTTGCCTTAATGGGCTACCTGCAGGTCAGTGAAGGGTCAGACCTGAGCAACATCGTAGCGACCGCAACACGGACCATTGAGTATACGACTGCCCAGCAGAAGTATTTCAGTAACTACAGCCCGGTGATTGGGTTCTACATCTACGAGTCGATCGAGTACTGGAACACCAGTGTCCAGGAGGACGTGCTGGAGTATACCAAGGGCTTTGTGAGGATATCTTGGTTTGAAAGCTACTTAAATTACCTTAGGAAACTCAACATATCTACCGGATTGCCCAAGAAAAACTTCACTGATATGTTGAGGAACTCCTTCCTGAAGGCCCCTCAGTTTGCCCATTTTTCAGAGGATATCATCTTTTCCAAGAAATACAACAACGAAGTCGATGTCGTGGCCTCCAGGATGTTCTTGGTGGCCAAGACAATGGAAACCAAGAGAGAAGAACTTTATGACCTCCTGGAGACCCTGAGGAAGCTCTCTCTCACCTCCAAGGTGAAATTCATCGTTTTCAATCCATCATTTGTGTACATGGATCGTTATGCCTCTTCAGTGGGAGCCCCCTTACAAAACTCCTGCATTAGtgctttatttctgctcttcttctCTGCATTCCTGGTGGCAGACTCTCTGATCAATGTCTGGCTCACTCTAACTGTTGCCTCGGTTGAGTTTGGAGTTATAGGTTTTATGACCTTGTGGAAAGTGGAACTAGATTGTATTTCTGTGTTGTGCTTAATTTACGGAATTAATTATACAATTGACAACTGTGCTCCACTGTTATCAACCTTTGTCCTGGGCAAAGAGTTCACAAGAACTAAATGGGTGAAAAATGCCCTGGAAGTGCATGGGGTAGCTATTTTGCAGAGCTACCTCTGCTATATTGTTGGTCTGATTCCTCTTGCAGCTGTGCCTTCAAATCTGACCCGTACACTGTTCAGGTGCTTGTTTTTAATAGCATTAGTCACCTTCTTTCACTGCTTTGCCATTTTACCTGTGATACTGACTTTCCTGCCACCGTccaagaagaagaggaaagagaagaagaatccCGAAA
Encoded here:
- the PTCHD1 gene encoding patched domain-containing protein 1, coding for MVLRGPWGSCGGPGAALALLRALRTRMLRQVLHRGLGTSFSRLGHFVASHPVFFASAPVLISILLGASFSRYQVEESVEHLLAPTHSLAKIERNLVDSLFPVNRSKHRLYSDLQTPGRYGRVIITSFRKANMLDQHHTDLILKLHSAVTRIQVQRPGFNYTFAHICILNNDKTCIVDDIVHVLEELKAARSSNRTNFAITYPITHLKDGREVYNGHQLGGVTVHSKDRVKSAEAIQLTYYLQAINSLNDMVAEKWESIFCDTVELFQKSNRKVKMYPFTSSSLKEDFQKTSRVSERYLITSLVLVVTLAILCCSMQDCVRSKPWLGLLGLLTVTLATLTAAGIINLTGGKYNSTFLGIPFVMLGHGLYGTFEMLSSWRKTREDQHVKERTAAVFADSMLSFSLTTAMYLVTFGIGASPFTNIEAARIFCCNSCIAIFFNYLYVLSFYGSSLVFTGYIENNYQHSIFCRKVPKPEVLQEKPAWYRFLLTAKFSEDTADSEETNTYESHLLVWFLKRYYCDWITNTYVKPFVVLFYLVYISFALMGYLQVSEGSDLSNIVATATRTIEYTTAQQKYFSNYSPVIGFYIYESIEYWNTSVQEDVLEYTKGFVRISWFESYLNYLRKLNISTGLPKKNFTDMLRNSFLKAPQFAHFSEDIIFSKKYNNEVDVVASRMFLVAKTMETKREELYDLLETLRKLSLTSKVKFIVFNPSFVYMDRYASSVGAPLQNSCISALFLLFFSAFLVADSLINVWLTLTVASVEFGVIGFMTLWKVELDCISVLCLIYGINYTIDNCAPLLSTFVLGKEFTRTKWVKNALEVHGVAILQSYLCYIVGLIPLAAVPSNLTRTLFRCLFLIALVTFFHCFAILPVILTFLPPSKKKRKEKKNPENREEIECVEMVDMDSTRVVDQITTV